From a region of the Castanea sativa cultivar Marrone di Chiusa Pesio chromosome 10, ASM4071231v1 genome:
- the LOC142613122 gene encoding ethylene receptor produces MTMEICNCIEPQWPADELLMKYQYISDFFIAIAYFSIPLELIYFVKKSAVFPYRWVLVQFGAFIVLCGATHLINLWTFTIHSRTVAIVMTTAKVLTAVVSCATALMLVHIIPDLLSVKTRELFLKNKAAELDREMGLIRTQEETGRHVRMLTHEIRSTLDRHTILKTTLVELGRTLALEECALWMPTRTGLELQLSYTLRQQNPVGYTVPIHLPVINQVFSSNRAVKISPNCPVARIRPLAGMYMPGEVVAVRVPLLHLSNFQINDWPELSTKRYALMVLILPSDSARQWHVHELELVEVVADQVAVALSHAAILEESMRARDLLMEQNVALDLARREAETAIRARNDFLAVMNHEMRTPMHAIIALSSLLQETELTPEQRLMVETILKSSNLLATLINDVLDLSRLEDGSLQLDIGTFNLHSVFKEVLNLIKPVASVKKLSVTLNLAQDLPVHAVGDEKRLMQTMLNVVGNAVKFSKEGSISIIAFVAKSESLRDSRAPDFFPVPSDNHFYLRVQVKDSGSGINPQEIPKLFTKFSQSQSSATRNSGGSGLGLAICKRFVNLMEGHIWLESDGVAKGCTATFIVKLGIPERSNESKLPFTPKVPANHGQTNFPGLKVLVMDDNGVSRTVTKGLLEHLGCDVSTVSSSEECLRVVSHEHQVVFLDVCMPGIDGFELAVTIREKFAKRHEKPLIVALTGNTDKVTKENCMRVGINGVILKPISVDKMRSILSELLEHRVLYEAL; encoded by the exons ATGACTATGGAGATATGTAATTGCATTGAGCCGCAATGGCCGGCTGATGAACTGTTGATGAAGTACCAATATATTTCAGATTTCTTCATTGCAATTGCTTATTTCTCTATCCCTCTAGAACTGATCTACTTTGTCAAGAAATCGGCAGTGTTTCCATATAGATGGGTCCTTGTTCAGTTTGGTGCTTTCATAGTGTTGTGTGGGGCAACGCACCTCATTAATTTATGGACTTTTACCATTCATTCAAGAACTGTGGCGATAGTAATGACCACTGCAAAGGTTTTGACTGCTGTGGTTTCATGTGCAACTGCCCTCATGCTTGTGCATATTATTCCTGATTTATTGAGTGTTAAAACCAGAGAACTGTTCTTGAAAAACAAGGCTGCAGAGCTTGATAGAGAAATGGGCTTGATTCGTACACAAGAAGAAACAGGTCGTCATGTGAGGATGTTGACCCATGAGATCAGAAGCACCCTGGATAGGCATACTATACTGAAAACCACTCTTGTTGAACTGGGTAGAACTTTGGCATTGGAAGAGTGTGCCCTGTGGATGCCAACACGTACTGGATTGGAGCTTCAACTCTCTTACACTCTCCGTCAGCAGAATCCAGTTGGATATACAGTGCCCATTCATCTTCCTGTGATCAATCAAGTTTTCAGTAGTAACCGTGCAGTAAAAATATCCCCAAATTGTCCAGTGGCAAGAATAAGACCTCTTGCAGGAATGTACATGCCTGGGGAGGTTGTTGCTGTTCGTGTCCCTCTCCTACATCTCTCTAACTTCCAAATCAATGACTGGCCTGAGCTCTCTACAAAACGTTATGCTCTGATGGTCCTGATATTGCCCTCAGACAGTGCAAGGCAATGGCATGTCCATGAGTTGGAGCTGGTTGAAGTAGTTGCAGATCAG GTGGCAGTTGCTCTCTCTCATGCGGCAATCTTAGAAGAGTCAATGAGGGCAAGGGATCTTCTTATGGAGCAGAATGTTGCTCTAGATCTGGCCAGGAGAGAAGCTGAAACTGCAATTCGAGCTCGCAATGATTTCTTGGCGGTTATGAACCACGAGATGAGAACTCCCATGCATGCAATTATTGCACTTTCTTCCTTGTTGCAGGAAACTGAGCTGACACCCGAGCAACGCCTGATGGTTGAAACAATATTAAAGAGTAGTAATCTTTTGGCTACTCTCATTAATGATGTATTAGATCTTTCAAGGCTCGAAGATGGCAGTCTTCAACTGGACATTGgaacttttaatcttcattctGTATTCAAAGAG GTCCTTAACCTGATCAAGCCTGTAGCATCTGTCAAGAAGCTGTCCGTCACGTTAAATTTAGCACAAGATTTGCCAGTGCATGCTGTAGGTGATGAAAAGCGCCTAATGCAAACTATGCTAAATGTTGTTGGTAATGCTGTGAAGTTCTCTAAAGAGGGCAGCATCTCAATCATTGCTTTTGTTGCAAAATCAGAATCTTTAAGAGATTCTCGAGCACCTGACTTTTTTCCTGTGCCAAGTGATAACCACTTTTATTTGCGCGTACAG GTGAAAGATTCAGGATCAGGAATCAATCCCCAAGAGATTCCTAAGCTGTTTACGAAGTTCTCTCAAAGTCAATCATCAGCAACTAGAAATTCTGGTGGCAGTGGACTTGGCCTTGCAATTTGTAAGAG GTTTGTAAATCTTATGGAGGGACATATTTGGCTTGAAAGTGACGGCGTTGCCAAGGGATGTACTGCCACTTTCATTGTAAAACTTGGAATTCCAGAGCGATCAAATGAATCTAAGCTTCCCTTTACACCTAAAGTACCAGCAAATCATGGTCAGACAAATTTTCCAGGGCTGAAAGTTCTTGTTATGGATGATAACGG GGTTAGCAGGACAGTGACAAAGGGGCTACTTGAGCACTTGGGATGTGATGTATCAACTGTAAGCTCAAGCGAGGAGTGCTTGCGTGTTGTTTCTCATGAACACCAGGTGGTGTTCTTGGATGTGTGCATGCCTGGTATAGATGGTTTTGAGCTTGCTGTCACTATACGTGAAAAATTTGCAAAACGTCATGAAAAGCCACTTATAGTAGCACTTACTGGAAACACAGACAAGGTTACGAAGGAGAACTGTATGAGGGTTGGTATAAATGGAGTAATACTGAAACCCATTTCAGTTGATAAAATGAGGAGCATTTTATCAGAACTTTTGGAGCACCGAGTTCTATATGAGGCCCTATAA
- the LOC142613945 gene encoding protein P21-like, translating to MSLSKHLPIFIFLLITLLSALAHAARFDISNNCPFTVWAAAVPGGGRRLNPRESWPLDVKAGTTGARIWARTGCNFDGSGRGKCQTGDCGGLLQCQAYGAPPNTLAEFALNQFQNLDFFDISLVDGFDVPMEFSPTSGGCTKGIRCTADINGQCPAQLQAPGGCNNPCTVFKTNEYCCNFGSCGPTNYSRFFKDRCPSAYSYPKDDPTSTFTCNGGTNYKVVFCP from the coding sequence ATGAGCCTCTCCAAACACCTACCCATTTTCATCTTCCTCTTAATAACTCTTTTAAGTGCCTTAGCCCATGCAGCCAGATTTGATATAAGCAACAATTGTCCCTTCACAGTCTGGGCAGCAGCCGTGCCCGGTGGTGGCAGGCGGCTCAACCCACGTGAGTCTTGGCCCCTTGACGTAAAAGCTGGCACAACAGGGGCTCGCATTTGGGCTCGAACTGGATGCAATTTCGATGGTTCTGGGCGTGGCAAATGTCAAACCGGTGACTGTGGTGGACTTCTTCAATGCCAAGCCTATGGTGCACCTCCAAACACCCTTGCCGAATTTGCGCTAAACCAATTTCAAAACTTGGATTTCTTTGACATATCTCTTGTTGATGGGTTTGATGTTCCTATGGAATTTAGTCCCACCTCTGGTGGGTGCACCAAAGGAATAAGATGCACAGCTGATATCAATGGACAGTGCCCAGCTCAATTGCAAGCTCCTGGTGGGTGTAACAATCCTTGTACTGTATTCAAGACCAATGAATATTGTTGCAATTTTGGAAGCTGTGGACCTACAAATTATTCCAGATTTTTTAAGGATCGGTGCCCGAGTGCTTACAGTTACCCTAAGGATGATCCAACAAGCACATTTACTTGCAATGGTGGGACTAACTATAAGGTGGTGTTCTGCCCTTGA